CACACAGATTTTGGCAAAATCACTATCTGATGATACGGATACTACAATATGCGGCTCATCTACTTCCGGAATGGCTTGAATAGCATTTTTTACCAAATTAGTTACCACACGTATGAGTTGAGTACGGTCTAATTTCGTAATAATTTCTTCTTCCTCAGATATAAAGTGAATATAATCTTCGTTAAAAATGTCTAATGCCAAGCGAACAATTTCAACTATGTTTAAGGTTTCGTTTTGTTGTGCCGGCATTTCAGCAAAGTTGGAAAATGCAGAAGCAATACTACTCATGGTATCAATTTGCTGAATAAGCGTTTTAGAAAATTCGGCAATTTTAGTATCTATATTTGGGTCTTGCGAATCAAATTTTCGTTCAAAACTCTGAACGGTAAGTCGCATAGGTGTCAACGGGTTTTTAATTTCATGTGCCACCTGCTTTGCCATCTCTCGCCAAGCTTGCTCCCTTTCACTACGGGCCAGTTTTACAGCACTATGCTCTAATTCGTCTATCATGGCATTATAGGAACTTACCAATTTTTCAATTTCCTCACTAGGGTTATCAATTAGTATTTTCTGATTACTTTTTCTCAAGTCAGTCCTATCCAACATATCAGAAATAGTCTGTAATGAACGTGTTATATAGGTTGATATGAAGTACGCCAAACCAATAGCAATAAGCAACATTAAGAAATAGACTCCTCCCAGACGCATAAGAAACTCTCTAAGTTCCATATTATTAAAAGAATCATCCTCGTAATAAGGCAAGTTTAAAATACCAATTGGTTTAAACCTTTTGTCATTGATATAGGTATATGACGCT
This genomic interval from Zobellia roscoffensis contains the following:
- a CDS encoding sensor histidine kinase, with the protein product MILLVVIASILIAGVTVYQYKEQSEDYHSDRLERKEEQVKQSVEYVLKKTTYPVTTKNLGLIFNEEIYEIANVQNQRLNIYDLEGQLIKSSRAKFEVDSIANCLSPSILSLLETSPTKRFVDQKALAGDNYKASYTYINDKRFKPIGILNLPYYEDDSFNNMELREFLMRLGGVYFLMLLIAIGLAYFISTYITRSLQTISDMLDRTDLRKSNQKILIDNPSEEIEKLVSSYNAMIDELEHSAVKLARSEREQAWREMAKQVAHEIKNPLTPMRLTVQSFERKFDSQDPNIDTKIAEFSKTLIQQIDTMSSIASAFSNFAEMPAQQNETLNIVEIVRLALDIFNEDYIHFISEEEEIITKLDRTQLIRVVTNLVKNAIQAIPEVDEPHIVVSVSSDSDFAKICVADNGIGIEEGFKEKIFEPKFTTKSSGMGLGLGMVKNIVETYKGHISFTSKPGKGTVFSVKFPLVK